The following proteins are co-located in the Apium graveolens cultivar Ventura chromosome 5, ASM990537v1, whole genome shotgun sequence genome:
- the LOC141660631 gene encoding agamous-like MADS-box protein AGL62: MTNESNLAVTFSKRRAGLFKKAFEICTLCGVKIAIIIFSPGEKKTPIQLLNLVFELVDPAILAELNGRLSMLHDHLETERTSAERLKKERSQRPEVDWFEARVEDLGLEQLQMLKSGLT; encoded by the exons ATGACTAATGAGAGTAATCTTGCAGTGACCTTCTCAAAAAGGCGTGCAGGCTTGTTCAAGAAAGCCTTTGAAATCTGCACCCTCTGTGGTGTGAAAATAGCCATCATTATTTTTTCACCAGGTGAAAAGAAG ACGCCAATCCAGCTGCTGAATCTGGTGTTTGAACTGGTGGATCCCGCCATTCTCGCAGAACTCAATGGTCGTCTATCTATGTTGCATGACCACTTGGAAACTGAAAGGACCTCTGCTGAAAGGCTTAAAAAGGAGAGGTCACAACGACCAGAGGTGGATTGGTTTGAAGCTCGTGTTGAAGATCTTGGACTCGAGCAGCTCCAGATGTTGAAATCTGGATTGACATGA
- the LOC141660632 gene encoding agamous-like MADS-box protein AGL62, which produces MMQQAQDLTGLSLEGGEPADGPDAAFGIVMTPQGEKKVYSFGQPNLEPVMDKFITPQHPNPAADSGVVLQLVDPPILAELNGHLYMLHDHLENLAIYAERLESERSQRQAKDWFEAPVENLGLEQLQMLKSGLT; this is translated from the exons ATGATGCAACAAGCTCAGGATCTGACAGGCTTGAGTTTGGAAGGAGGAGAGCCAGCAGATGGCCCTGATGCTGCCTTTGGGATCGTTATGACACCACAAG GCGAAAAGAAGGTGTATTCCTTTGGACAACCCAACTTGGAACCTGTCATGGATAAGTTCATTACCCCACAACACCCCAATCCAGCTGCTGATTCGGGCGTGGTGCTTCAACTGGTGGATCCTCCCATCCTTGCAGAACTCAATGGTCATCTATATATGTTGCATGACCACTTAGAAAATCTAGCGATCTATGCTGAAAGGCTTGAGAGTGAGAGGAGCCAACGGCAAGCTAAGGATTGGTTCGAAGCTCCCGTTGAAAATCTTGGACTTGAGCAGCTCCAGATGTTGAAATCTGGATTAACATAG